One window of the Benincasa hispida cultivar B227 chromosome 3, ASM972705v1, whole genome shotgun sequence genome contains the following:
- the LOC120073873 gene encoding thioredoxin domain-containing protein PLP3B: protein MCTLLSDCPRPESTNILSVTSSHTKSVTQSCLKMDPNSVKSTLSNLAFGNVMAAAARDYQKELLAQEKAQTSSNNEEVDLDELMDDPELEKLHADRIAALKKEAEKREAMKRQGHGEYREITEGDFLGEVTGSEKVICHFYHHEFYRCKIMDKHLKTLAPKHLDTKFIKLDAENAPFFVTKLGVKTLPCVVLFRKGIATDRLIGFHDLGGKDDFSTKTLEILLTKKGIISEKKDEEEDEYDESRRKAVRSSTNVDSDSD from the exons ATGTGCACCCTATTGTCGGATTGCCCTCGACCGGAATCCACAAACATCCTTTCAGTTACTTCTTCACACACGAAGAGCGTA ACACAGAGTTGTTTAAAGATGGACCCGAACTCCGTTAAGTCGACCCTTTCCAATTTAGCATTTGGAAATGTAATGGCCGCTGCTGCTCGTGATTATCAAAAG GAATTGCTTGCTCAAGAGAAGGCTCAGACGAGTTCTAACAACGAGGAAGTTGACCTTGACGAGTTGATGGAT GATCCAGAGCTGGAAAAATTGCATGCAGATAGAATTGCAGCCCTCAAG AAAGAAGCTGAGAAGAGAGAAGCAATGAAGAGGCAAGGGCATGGGGAATACAGAGAAATAACTGAGGGAGACTTTTTGGGAGAAGTCACCGGGAGTGAAAAAGTGATTTGCCACTTCTATCATCATGAATTCTATCGGTGCAA GATTATGGATAAGCATTTGAAGACTCTTGCACCAAAACATTTAGACACAAAATTCATCAAGCTGGATGCTGAG AATGCACCCTTCTTTGTAACCAAACTTGGAGTCAAGACTTTGCCTTGTGTTGTTCTGTTCAG GAAAGGCATTGCTACAGATAGGCTTATTGGGTTCCATGATTTAGGTGGAAAAGATGATTTCAGTACAAAGACATTAGAAATTTTATTGACAAAAAAAG GTATCATAAGTGAGAAAAAAGATGAAGAGGAAGACGAGTACGATGAAAGTAGGCGAAAGGCAGTAAGATCTTCTACCAACGTTGATTCTGACTCGGATTAA